A part of Plasmodium reichenowi strain SY57 chromosome Unknown, whole genome shotgun sequence genomic DNA contains:
- a CDS encoding S-antigen: MNRILYVTFHLFFIYLYIYETYGKVKNTDKELSDIYGTKYYLRSGFFNGQNGKGHKYQDLEEEGENDDEEDLNNEKLNNDQ; the protein is encoded by the coding sequence ATGAATAGAATTTTGTATGTTACAtttcatttgttttttatatatttatatatatatgaaacaTATGGAAAAGTTAAAAATACAGATAAAGAATTATCAGATATCTATggaacaaaatattatttaagaAGCGGGTTCTTTAATGGACAAAATGGTAAAGGACACAAATATCAAGATTTAGAAGAAGAAGGtgaaaatgatgatgaagaggatttaaataatgaaaaattgAATAATGATCAA